One segment of Clostridium ljungdahlii DSM 13528 DNA contains the following:
- the ruvB gene encoding Holliday junction branch migration DNA helicase RuvB translates to MEDRIVTPLNIKEDTENEYSLRPKRLNEYIGQKKVKDKLKIFIEAARNRKEALDHVLLYGPPGLGKTTLANIIAVEMGGNLKITSGPAIERAGDLAAILTSLNDMDVLFIDEIHRLNRSVEEILYPAMEDYALDIVIGKGAAAKSIRLDLPKFTLIGATTRVGLLTAPLRDRFGVLCPMEFYREDELSEIIVRSADILKVKIETDAAFEIGKRSRGTPRIANRLLKRVRDYSEVKGNGIIDVKTSQAALELMEVDNEGFDSIDNKILKAIIDNFNGGPVGIETLAYFIGEELDTIQDVYEPYLLQKGFIIRTPRGRVASDSAYRHFNRKRSINSKKNFNQSSLFDDKM, encoded by the coding sequence ATGGAAGATAGAATAGTTACCCCCCTTAACATTAAAGAGGATACAGAAAATGAGTATAGTTTGAGACCTAAGAGACTCAATGAATATATAGGGCAGAAAAAGGTAAAAGATAAACTAAAGATATTTATAGAGGCCGCTAGAAATAGGAAGGAAGCACTAGATCATGTACTTCTTTATGGACCACCAGGTCTTGGAAAAACTACTCTTGCTAATATAATTGCTGTGGAAATGGGAGGAAACCTAAAAATTACTTCTGGACCAGCTATAGAAAGGGCAGGAGACCTGGCTGCAATACTTACCAGTTTAAATGATATGGATGTACTTTTTATAGATGAAATACACAGGTTAAATAGAAGTGTAGAGGAAATATTATATCCTGCTATGGAGGATTATGCACTAGATATAGTTATAGGAAAGGGAGCTGCAGCAAAGTCTATAAGATTGGACCTACCTAAATTCACTTTGATAGGTGCTACTACAAGGGTGGGACTTTTAACAGCGCCACTAAGGGATAGGTTTGGAGTACTATGTCCTATGGAGTTTTATAGAGAAGATGAACTCAGTGAAATCATAGTAAGATCAGCTGATATACTTAAAGTAAAAATAGAAACGGATGCAGCTTTTGAAATAGGAAAAAGGTCCAGGGGAACACCTAGAATTGCAAACAGATTATTAAAAAGAGTTAGAGATTATTCCGAGGTTAAGGGAAATGGTATAATAGACGTTAAAACGAGTCAAGCAGCTCTTGAATTGATGGAAGTTGATAACGAAGGTTTTGATAGCATAGACAATAAAATATTAAAAGCTATAATTGATAATTTTAATGGAGGACCTGTGGGGATAGAAACCTTAGCCTATTTTATAGGAGAAGAGTTAGATACTATACAAGATGTGTATGAGCCTTATCTACTCCAAAAAGGTTTTATAATAAGAACCCCAAGAGGTAGAGTGGCATCGGACAGTGCTTATAGACATTTTAACAGAAAGAGAAGTATAAATTCTAAAAAAAATTTTAACCAGTCTTCATTGTTCGACGACAAAATGTGA
- the ruvA gene encoding Holliday junction branch migration protein RuvA yields MYEYIKGIYKGVNKDYIVVENNGIGYKINTSGSTIAKTPKVGENIVLYLQQIVREDFIGLYGFLTKEELSMFNLLLTINGIGARAALSILSISDVNNLKYAIISEDEKNLVRAPGIGKKTAQRIILELKDKIDVGELTNSEDDIDNINATQNTSEVLEALIALGYSEKEGNKALASIDKTKESSTEDMIKKALKFLMN; encoded by the coding sequence ATGTATGAATACATAAAGGGAATATATAAAGGTGTAAATAAAGATTATATAGTAGTTGAGAATAATGGAATTGGCTATAAAATAAATACATCTGGCAGTACGATTGCAAAAACTCCAAAGGTAGGAGAAAATATAGTGTTGTATTTGCAGCAGATAGTGAGAGAAGATTTTATAGGATTGTATGGCTTTTTAACTAAAGAAGAATTGAGTATGTTTAACCTTTTACTTACTATAAATGGTATAGGGGCAAGAGCAGCACTTTCGATTTTATCCATAAGTGACGTAAATAATTTGAAATATGCTATAATATCTGAAGATGAAAAAAATTTGGTAAGGGCACCTGGAATAGGTAAGAAAACTGCCCAAAGAATCATACTTGAACTTAAAGACAAGATAGATGTAGGTGAACTTACGAATAGTGAGGATGATATTGACAATATAAATGCAACTCAAAATACTTCTGAGGTCTTGGAGGCTCTTATAGCACTTGGATATTCGGAAAAGGAAGGAAATAAAGCCTTAGCTTCCATAGATAAAACAAAAGAAAGTTCTACTGAGGATATGATAAAGAAAGCTCTTAAATTTTTAATGAATTAG
- a CDS encoding ComEC/Rec2 family competence protein yields the protein MKKKLIVIVVILIMFMDNSTFAKYGICEVHFIDVGQGDCTLIKLGNKNYLIDSGAAYYTNRVIKYLNSNNVNKIEGIILTHYHDDHYDGIYNIAKSTKAHKVYLPDYENNIKYSIADKLLKMGVSVEYIGKGWSVKHYGVNLKAVGPIYKDGSVENNNSIVLQGKIGGLNYLFAGDCEKREENDMITTKQLKKCDVLKVPHHGLNTSTMVEFLNKIQPKVAIVTSDGINTPDKRVEKRLASKGIVVWRSDRQGNIVIKNKILFSDRNNTTIKLK from the coding sequence TTGAAGAAAAAATTAATTGTTATAGTAGTTATTCTTATAATGTTCATGGACAATAGTACTTTTGCTAAATATGGTATTTGTGAAGTACATTTTATAGATGTAGGCCAAGGGGATTGTACTTTAATAAAATTAGGTAATAAAAATTATTTAATAGATTCAGGAGCTGCATATTATACTAATAGGGTTATAAAATATTTAAATTCAAATAATGTAAATAAAATAGAAGGTATAATATTAACTCATTATCATGATGATCATTATGATGGCATATATAATATAGCTAAGTCGACAAAGGCTCATAAAGTATATTTACCTGACTATGAAAATAATATTAAATATTCTATAGCAGATAAATTGCTTAAAATGGGAGTATCTGTGGAATACATAGGAAAAGGCTGGAGTGTGAAACATTATGGTGTGAATCTTAAAGCTGTTGGGCCTATCTATAAAGATGGTAGTGTAGAGAACAACAATTCAATTGTACTTCAAGGTAAAATAGGAGGTTTGAATTATCTATTTGCGGGAGATTGTGAGAAAAGAGAAGAAAATGACATGATAACGACAAAACAGCTAAAAAAATGTGATGTACTAAAGGTACCGCACCATGGTCTTAATACCAGCACAATGGTAGAATTTTTAAATAAGATACAACCTAAAGTAGCAATTGTAACTAGTGATGGAATAAATACACCAGATAAACGAGTTGAAAAAAGGTTAGCAAGTAAAGGGATTGTAGTATGGAGAAGTGACAGACAGGGAAATATTGTGATTAAAAATAAAATTCTATTTTCCGATAGAAATAATACTACTATAAAATTAAAATAA
- the queA gene encoding tRNA preQ1(34) S-adenosylmethionine ribosyltransferase-isomerase QueA, producing the protein MKVTDFDFYLPEELIAQHPLMQRDEARLMVLDKKTGDIEHKVFKDILDYLNPGDCLVLNDTRVLPARLIGSKEGSGGKMEILLLKRNADDTWETLVKPGKRAKVGSRFDFGDGELKAEIVSVKEDGNRIVKFEYEGIFEEVLDRLGQMPLPPYIKEKLEDKEMYQTVYSKEEGSAAAPTAGLHFTKELLKKIEDKGIKLAFLTLHVGLGTFRPVKVENIEEHNMHSEYYCMTKETADMINETREKGGSIIAVGTTSCRTLETIGDENGKVREQSGWTDIFIYPGYKYKVVDKLITNFHLPQSTLIMLVSALCGREKILNAYNCAVKEKYRFFSFGDAMFLK; encoded by the coding sequence TTGAAAGTTACAGATTTTGATTTTTATTTACCAGAGGAATTAATTGCACAGCATCCTTTAATGCAAAGGGATGAAGCTAGGCTTATGGTGCTTGATAAAAAAACTGGTGATATAGAGCATAAGGTATTTAAAGATATATTGGATTATTTGAATCCAGGTGACTGCCTTGTATTAAACGATACTAGAGTTTTGCCAGCAAGGCTTATAGGTTCAAAAGAAGGCAGTGGTGGTAAAATGGAAATTTTACTTCTAAAGAGAAATGCAGATGACACCTGGGAAACTTTAGTTAAGCCTGGAAAAAGAGCTAAGGTAGGAAGTAGGTTTGACTTTGGAGATGGAGAACTTAAGGCAGAAATAGTTTCAGTGAAAGAAGATGGAAATCGAATTGTTAAGTTTGAATATGAAGGAATATTTGAAGAAGTACTAGATAGGCTTGGTCAAATGCCTCTGCCTCCATATATAAAAGAAAAATTAGAGGACAAGGAAATGTATCAGACAGTGTATTCTAAAGAAGAGGGTTCTGCAGCAGCCCCTACAGCAGGTCTTCATTTTACTAAGGAATTGCTGAAAAAAATAGAGGATAAAGGGATAAAACTTGCGTTCTTGACTTTACATGTTGGACTTGGAACTTTTAGACCTGTAAAGGTTGAAAATATAGAAGAACATAATATGCATTCAGAGTATTACTGTATGACGAAAGAAACTGCAGATATGATAAATGAAACCAGGGAAAAAGGAGGAAGCATAATTGCAGTGGGGACTACTTCCTGTAGAACACTTGAAACCATTGGAGATGAAAACGGAAAAGTTAGGGAACAGTCTGGTTGGACGGATATATTTATATATCCTGGATATAAATATAAAGTAGTAGATAAACTTATAACAAATTTTCATTTACCCCAGTCTACACTCATAATGCTTGTAAGTGCGCTTTGTGGAAGAGAAAAAATACTAAATGCATATAACTGTGCAGTTAAAGAAAAATATAGATTTTTTAGCTTTGGAGATGCTATGTTCTTAAAATAG
- the mltG gene encoding endolytic transglycosylase MltG: MKLRKIISIFVVIVLALYGSFYVRNKLINRHNRVNRAVVKVVIPEGYTNEQIGKTLEKSGLVTEKDFMNTAENWSDNNYWFLKGLPQDKHKLDGFLYPATYTFEKNTSSKEIINEMLRTFETNIEPSKSYITKNNLSIRNVIITASLIEKEARKDVDRPKIASVIYNRLNKNMPLQIDATILYIIGHKDKVYNRDLTVKSPYNTYLNKGLPPSPICNPGTKSINAAMHPERTNYLYYVLDTKTNTHVFAETYAQHIKNVSLYGK, translated from the coding sequence ATGAAACTTAGAAAAATCATATCTATATTCGTTGTTATTGTTTTAGCATTATACGGTTCATTTTATGTAAGGAATAAATTAATTAATAGGCATAATAGAGTTAACAGAGCTGTAGTAAAAGTTGTTATACCTGAAGGATATACAAATGAACAAATAGGAAAGACATTAGAGAAATCAGGATTAGTTACAGAAAAAGATTTTATGAATACAGCAGAAAACTGGTCAGATAACAATTACTGGTTTTTAAAAGGTCTTCCTCAGGACAAGCATAAGCTAGACGGTTTTTTATATCCTGCTACATATACTTTTGAAAAAAACACATCAAGTAAAGAAATCATAAATGAAATGCTTAGAACTTTTGAAACAAATATAGAACCAAGTAAAAGTTATATAACTAAAAATAATTTAAGCATAAGAAATGTTATAATAACAGCTTCTCTAATAGAAAAAGAAGCGCGAAAAGATGTGGACAGGCCAAAGATAGCCAGTGTTATTTACAATAGATTAAATAAAAATATGCCCTTACAAATAGATGCAACTATTCTCTACATAATAGGACATAAAGATAAAGTATATAATAGGGATTTAACTGTAAAATCTCCTTATAATACCTACTTAAATAAAGGATTGCCGCCATCTCCAATATGTAATCCAGGAACAAAATCCATAAATGCTGCAATGCATCCTGAAAGAACTAATTACCTTTATTATGTACTGGACACTAAAACCAATACACATGTATTTGCAGAAACCTATGCCCAGCATATTAAGAATGTGTCTTTATATGGAAAGTAA
- a CDS encoding YebC/PmpR family DNA-binding transcriptional regulator codes for MSGHSKWHNIQAKKGKADAKRGKIFTKIGKELAIAAKEGGSNPDSNSKLRDVIAKAKANNMPQDTVQRAIKKGSGELTGVNYEEISYEGYGPSGVAMIVKALTDNKNRSASNVRAAFSRHGGNLGANGCVGWMFQAKGQIVIERKEDMDEDEIMMQVLDAGAEDFIAEEEVFEVITTVEDFGTVREKLEEQGFEFLSADITMIPDNTVAVDMETAGKVQRLIDKLEDDDDVQDVYHNAEFPEEFEG; via the coding sequence ATGTCAGGACATTCAAAATGGCATAATATACAAGCAAAAAAAGGTAAAGCAGATGCAAAAAGAGGCAAGATATTTACTAAAATAGGTAAGGAACTGGCAATCGCTGCTAAAGAAGGCGGATCAAATCCAGATTCCAATTCAAAATTAAGAGATGTTATAGCAAAAGCTAAGGCAAATAATATGCCTCAGGATACAGTACAGAGGGCAATTAAAAAGGGTTCAGGAGAACTTACAGGAGTAAACTACGAAGAAATATCCTATGAAGGTTATGGACCAAGCGGAGTTGCTATGATAGTAAAAGCTTTAACTGATAATAAAAATAGAAGTGCTAGCAATGTAAGGGCAGCATTTTCAAGACATGGTGGTAATTTAGGTGCTAACGGCTGTGTAGGATGGATGTTCCAGGCCAAAGGCCAGATAGTAATAGAGAGAAAAGAAGACATGGATGAAGACGAAATAATGATGCAGGTATTAGATGCAGGTGCTGAAGATTTTATTGCTGAAGAAGAAGTCTTTGAGGTAATTACTACTGTAGAAGACTTTGGTACAGTAAGGGAAAAACTAGAGGAACAGGGTTTTGAATTCCTGTCTGCAGATATTACAATGATACCAGACAATACTGTAGCTGTTGATATGGAAACTGCAGGAAAGGTTCAAAGACTTATAGATAAACTTGAGGACGATGACGATGTTCAGGACGTTTATCACAATGCTGAATTCCCTGAAGAATTTGAAGGATAA